A portion of the Poecilia reticulata strain Guanapo linkage group LG23, Guppy_female_1.0+MT, whole genome shotgun sequence genome contains these proteins:
- the mrps33 gene encoding small ribosomal subunit protein mS33, whose amino-acid sequence MAGFSSYAVRMARLSSRIFGEVVRPTDSKSMKVVQLFQEPPMAKRKEVYEWYPHHKVYYAMTQKLRFMGLFRDEHEDFKEEMRRLRKLRGKGTPKKGEGKRASKKK is encoded by the exons ATGGCCGGTTTCTCCAGCTATGCAGTGCGCATGGCAAGGCTGAGCTCCAGAATCTTTGGAGAGGTTGTCCGCCCCACAGACTCTAAATCAATGAAGGTGGTCCAGCTTTTCCAGGAGCCTCCAATGGCCAAGAGGAAGGAGGTGTATGAATGGTATCCTCATCACAAGGTTTACTACGCCATGACCCAGAAGCTCCGGTTCATGGGACTGTTCAG agatGAGCATGAGGACTTCAAAGAGGAGATGCGCCGCCTCAGGAAACTTCGAGGAAAAGGAACCCCTAAGAAAGGAGAAGGAAAGAGGgcgagcaaaaaaaaataa